In Gemmobacter sp. 24YEA27, a genomic segment contains:
- a CDS encoding beta-ketoacyl-ACP reductase gives MSRVALVTGGSRGIGAAISIALKAAGYKVAANYAGNDDAAKAFTAETGIPAYKWSVADYDACVEGIKKVEADLGPVDVLVNNAGITRDAMFHKMTPGQWKEVIDTNLTGLFNMTHPLWSGMRDRKFGRVINISSINGQKGQAGQANYSAAKSGDLGFTKSLAQEGARAGITVNAICPGYIGTEMVRAIDEKVLAERIIPQIPVGRLGEPEEIARCVAFLASDDAGFITGSTISANGGQFVV, from the coding sequence ATGTCCAGAGTTGCACTCGTCACCGGCGGTTCTCGCGGCATCGGCGCAGCCATTTCAATCGCGCTGAAAGCGGCCGGCTATAAGGTTGCCGCCAATTATGCCGGCAATGACGATGCGGCCAAGGCCTTTACTGCGGAAACCGGCATTCCGGCCTATAAATGGTCAGTTGCCGATTATGATGCCTGCGTTGAAGGCATCAAAAAGGTCGAGGCCGATCTGGGTCCGGTCGATGTGCTGGTGAACAATGCCGGCATTACCCGCGATGCCATGTTCCACAAAATGACTCCCGGCCAGTGGAAAGAGGTCATCGACACCAATCTGACCGGGTTGTTCAATATGACCCATCCGCTCTGGTCAGGTATGCGGGATCGCAAATTCGGCCGCGTGATCAATATCTCTTCCATCAACGGGCAAAAAGGCCAGGCCGGCCAGGCGAATTATTCGGCGGCGAAATCGGGAGATCTCGGCTTTACCAAATCTCTGGCCCAGGAGGGTGCGCGGGCAGGCATCACGGTAAATGCGATCTGCCCCGGCTATATCGGCACCGAAATGGTGCGCGCTATCGACGAGAAAGTCCTCGCCGAACGCATCATCCCGCAAATCCCGGTCGGCCGCCTCGGCGAGCCGGAAGAGATCGCGCGCTGCGTGGCCTTCCTCGCCTCGGATGATGCAGGGTTCATCACCGGCTCGACCATCTCTGCGAATGGCGGTCAGTTCGTCGTCTGA
- a CDS encoding EamA family transporter: protein MSHNKATAIGFSAVLMWALLALLTIGSEPVPPFLLNAICFAIGGSIGLVWTARNGFHLLKTISWKVYAFGTIGLFGYHFLYFTAFRVSPTAETGLIAYLWPLFIVLFSGLLPGEKLRLPQLLGAAVAFAGAALIILGGGTESGFSTTGMILAFGCALTWSVYSVISRRLGTVPTESVTIFCLASAALSLIAHLALEETLWPTGTAGWLSVLLLGIGPVGAAFFTWDIGMKRGDIQLLGVASYAAPLLSTLALIIAGKAEASWAILAAAILITSGALIASRKAS, encoded by the coding sequence ATGTCGCACAATAAGGCTACGGCCATCGGATTTAGCGCAGTCCTGATGTGGGCTTTGCTGGCTCTTTTGACCATCGGATCAGAGCCCGTGCCGCCCTTCCTGCTCAACGCGATTTGTTTTGCCATTGGCGGCAGCATCGGGCTGGTCTGGACGGCGCGAAACGGGTTCCATCTGTTAAAGACCATCTCCTGGAAAGTCTATGCGTTTGGAACAATTGGTCTTTTCGGATATCACTTCCTTTACTTTACAGCCTTCCGCGTGTCACCCACCGCAGAAACCGGGCTGATAGCCTATCTCTGGCCGCTGTTCATCGTCCTTTTTTCCGGCCTTTTGCCGGGCGAAAAACTGCGCCTGCCGCAGCTGCTCGGGGCAGCTGTCGCCTTTGCCGGCGCTGCGCTGATCATCCTTGGCGGTGGCACAGAAAGCGGTTTCAGCACCACCGGCATGATCCTGGCTTTTGGCTGTGCGCTCACCTGGTCGGTCTATTCGGTCATCTCGCGCCGTCTCGGCACTGTGCCAACGGAAAGCGTCACCATCTTCTGTCTCGCCTCCGCCGCCTTGTCGCTGATCGCTCACCTTGCGCTGGAGGAGACCCTCTGGCCCACCGGCACTGCCGGCTGGCTCTCGGTGCTGCTGCTGGGGATTGGGCCAGTCGGCGCGGCGTTCTTCACCTGGGATATCGGCATGAAAAGAGGCGACATCCAGCTTCTGGGTGTCGCCTCTTATGCTGCCCCTTTGCTGTCAACGCTTGCCCTGATCATCGCGGGCAAAGCCGAAGCCAGCTGGGCCATCCTTGCGGCAGCGATCCTGATCACCAGTGGTGCGCTGATCGCCTCCCGCAAGGCGTCCTGA
- a CDS encoding DUF465 domain-containing protein, producing the protein MTISSHLAELRKKHEVLSDKVEKGQRSPATDATQIAEWKRQKLRLKEEIGRLSASH; encoded by the coding sequence ATGACCATTTCTTCGCATCTGGCAGAACTTCGCAAGAAGCACGAGGTGCTCTCTGATAAGGTCGAGAAAGGGCAACGCAGCCCGGCGACGGATGCCACCCAGATCGCAGAATGGAAGCGCCAGAAGCTTCGGCTGAAAGAGGAAATTGGCCGCCTCAGCGCCTCCCACTGA
- a CDS encoding methyltransferase: MSTEQFADGDLSDDKFLCGRLRLWQPLRGYRAATDAVLLAAACGAKPGQQVLDLGCGAGAVSLCLAARVPELRLAGLEVQPLYAALARRNAQRNGIAMEVHEGDLSRMPLALRHDFDHVVANPPWYPAGGSASPVDIRAKAMQVVLPVSDWVAAATRRLAPGGWLTLIAGADSVPELLAALAPKLGSASILPLAAREGREALRVILRAKKGGRAAFRLLPPLVIHEGLAHDGDRESYTAEANAILRDGAALPARFG, from the coding sequence ATGAGCACGGAGCAGTTTGCCGACGGGGATTTGTCGGATGACAAGTTTCTGTGCGGCAGGCTCAGGCTCTGGCAGCCGCTCAGGGGGTATCGGGCGGCGACGGATGCCGTGCTGCTTGCGGCGGCCTGTGGCGCGAAGCCGGGCCAGCAGGTGCTGGATCTGGGTTGCGGGGCGGGGGCGGTGTCGCTGTGCCTCGCCGCGAGGGTGCCGGAGCTGCGGCTCGCGGGGCTGGAGGTACAGCCGCTTTACGCCGCCCTTGCCCGCCGGAATGCACAGCGCAATGGCATCGCGATGGAGGTGCATGAGGGCGATCTGAGCCGGATGCCCCTGGCCCTGCGTCATGATTTCGACCATGTGGTCGCCAACCCGCCCTGGTATCCGGCCGGGGGCAGCGCCTCGCCGGTGGATATCAGGGCGAAAGCGATGCAGGTGGTCCTGCCGGTGTCGGACTGGGTGGCGGCGGCGACGCGGCGGCTGGCGCCCGGTGGCTGGCTGACGCTGATCGCAGGCGCGGATTCGGTGCCCGAGCTCCTTGCGGCGCTGGCGCCAAAGCTCGGCTCGGCCTCGATCCTGCCGCTGGCGGCGCGTGAGGGGCGCGAAGCGCTCCGGGTGATTTTGCGGGCAAAGAAAGGGGGCCGCGCTGCCTTTCGCCTGTTGCCGCCGCTGGTGATCCATGAGGGCCTGGCGCATGATGGCGACCGTGAAAGCTATACTGCGGAAGCAAATGCAATTTTGCGTGACGGTGCAGCTCTGCCGGCGCGTTTCGGCTGA
- a CDS encoding DUF2007 domain-containing protein, giving the protein MKELLRTTDPTVIAFATALLEGEGITAFDLDVHMSVLDGSLGILPRRLMVADRDLFMARAIVTDNGLEVSP; this is encoded by the coding sequence ATGAAAGAGCTTTTGCGCACGACCGACCCGACGGTGATCGCCTTTGCGACGGCCCTTCTTGAGGGCGAGGGAATAACAGCCTTCGACCTGGACGTCCACATGAGTGTACTTGATGGTTCACTCGGAATTTTGCCGCGCCGCCTGATGGTTGCAGACCGCGACCTCTTCATGGCGCGGGCGATCGTGACGGATAACGGCCTGGAGGTTTCGCCATGA
- a CDS encoding polyprenyl synthetase family protein — translation MDGSDNAHRGPQDRLAEALAPDMAAVNAIIRARMASEHAPRIPEVTAHLIEAGGKRIRPMLVLAAAHICGYPARNPGGEDHQKLAATVEFIHTATLLHDDVVDESAQRRGRPTANLLWDNKSSVLVGDYLFARAFQLMVEPGSLRVLDILANASATIAEGEVLQLTAARDLATTEDTYIRVVRGKTAALFSAATESGAEIAGATPDQVRALYTYGDALGIAFQIADDLLDYGGTSAVIGKNTGDDFRERKLTLPLIKAVAKADAEEQAFWIRVIAKGDQRDGDLEIALSLMERHGALAAARVDALAWAATARAALAPLPDHPLKAILGDLADFVVSRIA, via the coding sequence ATGGACGGCAGTGACAACGCGCATCGCGGTCCGCAGGACCGGCTGGCGGAGGCTCTGGCCCCGGATATGGCCGCCGTCAATGCGATCATCCGCGCGCGGATGGCCAGTGAACATGCGCCCCGCATCCCCGAAGTCACCGCCCATCTGATCGAAGCCGGCGGCAAACGGATCCGACCGATGCTGGTGCTCGCCGCGGCGCATATCTGCGGCTATCCGGCCAGAAACCCGGGCGGTGAAGACCACCAGAAGCTCGCCGCCACGGTTGAGTTCATCCATACCGCCACGCTTTTGCATGATGATGTCGTCGATGAGAGCGCGCAGCGCCGCGGCCGGCCGACCGCCAATCTTTTATGGGACAACAAGTCCTCGGTTCTGGTCGGCGATTATCTGTTCGCCCGCGCCTTCCAGCTGATGGTCGAACCGGGCAGCCTGCGCGTGCTTGATATTCTCGCCAATGCCTCGGCGACGATTGCCGAAGGCGAGGTGCTGCAACTCACCGCCGCCCGGGATCTGGCCACCACAGAGGACACCTATATCCGGGTGGTGCGCGGCAAGACGGCAGCACTGTTTTCAGCAGCCACGGAATCCGGAGCCGAGATTGCCGGAGCGACGCCTGATCAGGTCCGGGCGCTCTATACTTATGGCGACGCGCTTGGCATCGCCTTCCAGATTGCCGATGACCTTCTGGATTACGGTGGCACCTCGGCTGTGATCGGCAAGAACACCGGCGATGATTTCCGCGAACGCAAACTGACCCTGCCGCTGATCAAGGCGGTCGCCAAAGCCGATGCGGAAGAACAGGCTTTCTGGATCCGCGTCATCGCCAAAGGCGATCAGCGTGACGGCGATCTGGAGATCGCGCTTTCGCTGATGGAGCGCCATGGCGCGCTGGCTGCCGCCCGCGTCGATGCCCTCGCCTGGGCCGCGACCGCGCGCGCCGCGCTGGCACCGCTCCCCGATCATCCGCTCAAGGCGATCCTGGGCGATCTTGCGGATTTCGTGGTTTCGCGCATCGCGTAA
- the modC gene encoding molybdenum ABC transporter ATP-binding protein: MTLSVSLQHRFPGITLDVRFDAPLGVTALFGRSGSGKTTVVNAVAGLLRPDQGRITLGDRVLLDTARGHFLPPHKRRIGYVFQDARLFPHLTVRQNLLYGRWFAPKGRAGAAFDQVVDLLGIAPLLDRRPGRLSGGEKSRVALGRALLSDPDLLLMDEPLAALDEARKSEILPYLERLRDTVALPILYVSHSPAEVARLATTVVMLEAGQVSRAGPAAEVLADPVSARGFGPREAGAVLNLRAGATDSDGLTRLETGGGALWLSLPGVAEGTALRLRILARDVMLARQQPEAISALNILDGTVREISEKDGEVLVRLSVGEAALLAQITLRSARLLELAPGMRVFAVVKSVAVAPGTAGAGTVA, translated from the coding sequence ATGACGCTGTCGGTTTCCCTGCAGCACCGCTTTCCCGGCATCACGCTGGATGTGCGGTTCGACGCGCCCCTGGGGGTGACGGCGCTGTTTGGCCGCTCGGGGTCGGGCAAGACCACGGTGGTCAATGCGGTGGCCGGGCTTTTGCGCCCCGATCAGGGCCGGATCACGCTGGGTGACCGGGTCTTGCTTGATACCGCGCGCGGGCATTTCCTGCCGCCGCATAAGCGCCGCATCGGCTATGTCTTTCAGGACGCACGTCTTTTCCCGCATCTGACGGTGCGTCAGAACCTGCTTTATGGCCGCTGGTTCGCGCCGAAGGGCCGTGCGGGCGCTGCCTTTGACCAGGTGGTCGACCTGCTGGGGATCGCCCCCTTGCTGGACCGCCGTCCCGGTCGCCTCTCTGGCGGCGAGAAAAGCCGGGTGGCGCTTGGTCGGGCGCTTTTGTCCGACCCCGATCTTTTGTTGATGGACGAGCCGCTCGCCGCGCTGGACGAGGCGCGGAAATCCGAAATCCTGCCCTATCTGGAACGGCTGCGGGACACAGTGGCGCTGCCGATCCTTTATGTCAGCCATTCGCCGGCCGAAGTGGCGCGGCTGGCGACGACGGTGGTGATGCTTGAGGCAGGCCAGGTCAGCCGTGCCGGCCCTGCGGCCGAGGTGCTGGCCGACCCGGTTTCCGCGCGCGGCTTTGGCCCGCGCGAGGCGGGGGCAGTGCTGAACCTGCGCGCCGGCGCGACTGATTCCGATGGGCTGACGCGGCTTGAGACCGGTGGCGGCGCGCTCTGGCTGTCTTTGCCGGGCGTGGCCGAGGGGACGGCGCTGCGCCTGCGGATCCTTGCGCGCGATGTCATGCTGGCGCGACAGCAGCCGGAAGCGATTTCGGCGCTGAATATTCTTGACGGCACGGTGCGGGAAATCTCGGAGAAAGACGGCGAGGTGCTGGTGCGCCTGTCGGTGGGCGAGGCGGCGCTGCTGGCCCAGATCACCCTGCGTTCGGCCAGGCTGCTTGAGCTTGCACCGGGGATGCGGGTCTTCGCGGTGGTCAAATCGGTGGCGGTGGCCCCGGGGACGGCAGGGGCGGGAACCGTGGCGTAG
- the modB gene encoding molybdate ABC transporter permease subunit — MTDWLSPDEWNAVMLSLRVSFWAVLVSLPFGLFIAHALARWEFPGKQVLNGIVHLPLILPPVVTGYLLLMTFGRKGTVGYYLDQWFGIVFAFRWTGAAMAAAVMAFPLMVRAMRLAIEAVDPKLEQASATLGASKPWVWLTVTLPMILPGVIAGCILAFAKAMGEFGATITFVSNIPGQTRTLPSAIYSFMQVPGGEAQAARLVWVAIVIAMAALLLSEWVSRVVARRISGQ; from the coding sequence GTGACGGACTGGCTGTCTCCTGACGAATGGAACGCGGTGATGCTGTCGCTGCGGGTGTCGTTCTGGGCGGTGTTGGTCAGTCTGCCTTTTGGCCTTTTCATCGCCCATGCCCTTGCCCGGTGGGAGTTTCCCGGCAAGCAGGTGCTGAACGGCATCGTGCATCTGCCGCTGATCCTGCCGCCGGTCGTCACCGGTTATCTGCTGCTGATGACGTTCGGGCGCAAAGGCACGGTGGGGTACTATCTCGACCAGTGGTTCGGGATCGTCTTTGCCTTTCGCTGGACCGGGGCCGCGATGGCTGCAGCTGTCATGGCCTTTCCGCTGATGGTGCGCGCGATGCGGCTCGCCATCGAGGCGGTGGATCCGAAACTGGAACAGGCCAGCGCCACGCTCGGGGCATCAAAACCCTGGGTCTGGCTGACGGTGACGCTGCCGATGATCCTGCCGGGGGTGATCGCAGGCTGCATCCTTGCCTTCGCGAAGGCGATGGGGGAATTCGGCGCCACGATCACTTTCGTGTCGAACATCCCCGGCCAGACCCGCACCCTGCCATCGGCGATCTACAGTTTCATGCAGGTGCCGGGCGGCGAGGCCCAGGCCGCCCGCCTCGTCTGGGTCGCCATTGTGATCGCCATGGCAGCGCTTTTGCTGTCGGAATGGGTCTCGCGGGTTGTTGCGCGCAGGATTTCAGGGCAATGA
- the modA gene encoding molybdate ABC transporter substrate-binding protein, whose translation MSFASRKFARRSALFATAFSLALPAVAQAEEVVVFAAASMKNALDEVAAKFQEETGNTVVISYAGSNALAKQIIEGAPADIFISAAVNWMDEVEKAGLVVEGAREDLLGNTLVLVAHGKDAAPVEIGEGFDLKALLGDEKLAMALIDSVPAGQYGKAALEHLGQWGAVEGSVAQADNVRATLALVAQGEAPYGIVYATDAVAEDNVTVVGTFPADSHKPIVYPAALLTGAADAADRAFYEALSGDEADRNFAAEGFSILN comes from the coding sequence ATGTCTTTCGCCAGCCGTAAATTCGCCCGCCGCTCTGCGCTATTTGCGACCGCTTTCAGCCTCGCCCTGCCCGCAGTGGCCCAGGCCGAAGAGGTCGTGGTCTTTGCTGCCGCATCGATGAAGAACGCGCTGGATGAGGTCGCGGCGAAATTCCAGGAGGAAACCGGCAATACGGTGGTGATTTCCTATGCCGGCTCGAATGCGCTGGCGAAGCAGATCATCGAAGGCGCGCCCGCAGACATCTTCATATCGGCCGCTGTCAACTGGATGGATGAGGTCGAAAAGGCCGGTCTGGTTGTCGAAGGCGCGCGTGAAGATCTTTTGGGCAATACGCTGGTCCTGGTCGCGCACGGCAAGGATGCCGCACCGGTCGAGATTGGTGAGGGCTTTGATCTGAAAGCGCTTTTGGGCGATGAGAAGCTTGCCATGGCCTTGATCGATTCCGTGCCCGCCGGCCAGTATGGTAAGGCTGCACTGGAACATCTGGGTCAATGGGGCGCGGTTGAGGGATCGGTCGCTCAGGCCGATAATGTCCGCGCGACGCTGGCGCTGGTGGCCCAGGGCGAGGCGCCTTACGGCATCGTCTATGCGACCGACGCCGTGGCCGAGGATAATGTCACCGTGGTCGGCACCTTCCCCGCTGACAGCCACAAACCGATCGTCTACCCTGCCGCCCTGCTGACCGGCGCGGCGGATGCGGCGGACCGCGCCTTTTACGAGGCGCTTTCGGGGGATGAGGCCGACAGGAACTTTGCCGCCGAAGGCTTTTCGATCCTGAACTGA
- a CDS encoding LysR family transcriptional regulator: MKRFFLRLYFDNAMVGPGKAELLEHIRETGSISAAGRAMGMSYKRAWMLVEELNAAFASPLVASARGGSGGGARI; this comes from the coding sequence ATGAAACGCTTTTTCCTGCGCCTTTACTTTGACAATGCGATGGTCGGCCCCGGCAAGGCCGAACTTCTGGAACATATCCGCGAGACCGGCTCCATCTCGGCGGCCGGTCGCGCCATGGGGATGAGTTACAAACGCGCCTGGATGCTGGTGGAAGAGCTGAACGCGGCCTTTGCCAGCCCGCTGGTCGCCAGCGCGCGCGGCGGCTCGGGCGGGGGGGCGCGCATCTGA
- a CDS encoding bestrophin family ion channel, whose amino-acid sequence MIVRDKPTPLQLLTATRGSIVFQVAPPVLFVACFALVVVLLDHMTPWVPHLNAAAYTVFGIGLSLFLGFRNAAAYDRWWEARKLWGGLLADLRSYAREVGTFVPDPQRRERMLRLALEFIHAHRINLRKLVPPETGPGSQFRAATHPPCAAMDAITDELSAGYRSGEIDGFGARALTTRMANLALLQAGAERIANSPLPYVYSLLIYRTTWLYCLLLPLALAETTGWLSPLFTAIVAYMFLGLAEVTEELSHPFGTSPNGLALDAICRACEISLAPHLGEEPPKPLGPVEHYLS is encoded by the coding sequence ATGATCGTCCGTGACAAACCCACCCCGCTGCAACTTCTGACCGCCACGCGCGGCTCGATTGTCTTCCAGGTCGCACCGCCGGTGCTGTTCGTTGCCTGTTTCGCGCTAGTGGTGGTCCTGCTCGACCATATGACGCCCTGGGTGCCGCATCTGAACGCCGCTGCCTATACGGTGTTCGGGATCGGGCTGTCGCTTTTCCTCGGGTTTCGCAATGCCGCCGCCTATGACCGCTGGTGGGAGGCGAGGAAGCTCTGGGGCGGGCTGCTGGCCGATCTGCGCAGCTATGCCCGGGAGGTCGGGACTTTCGTGCCTGACCCGCAGCGGCGAGAGCGGATGCTGCGACTGGCGCTGGAATTCATCCATGCCCACCGGATCAACCTGCGCAAGCTGGTGCCGCCGGAGACCGGGCCCGGGTCGCAGTTCCGCGCGGCCACGCACCCGCCCTGTGCCGCGATGGATGCGATCACCGATGAGCTGAGCGCGGGCTACCGGTCGGGCGAGATCGACGGCTTCGGCGCGCGCGCGCTGACCACCCGCATGGCCAATCTCGCCCTGCTCCAGGCGGGGGCCGAGCGCATCGCCAACAGCCCGTTGCCCTATGTCTATTCGCTGCTGATCTATCGCACGACCTGGCTATATTGCCTGCTGCTGCCGCTGGCGCTGGCGGAAACCACCGGCTGGCTCTCGCCTTTGTTCACCGCCATCGTGGCCTATATGTTCCTTGGCCTGGCGGAAGTGACTGAAGAGCTGAGCCATCCCTTCGGCACCAGCCCAAATGGACTCGCGCTGGATGCGATCTGCCGCGCCTGCGAGATCAGCCTTGCGCCGCATCTGGGGGAGGAGCCGCCGAAACCGCTGGGGCCGGTCGAGCATTATCTCAGCTAG
- a CDS encoding helix-turn-helix domain-containing protein — MPGNITTSRTIRDHVAQVSAALEKGQAARSSIVASWARSARHGLAPSALAPRDQRLDGMGLARLRERMEPVTRAARPTLERLFQVVGGFGASVILASKDGIPFERLVKQSEDRDFQEAGLSAGSNWSEAAVGTNGIGTCLAEGRPVVIHRDQHYLAANTALTCASAPIWDPSGDLVAVLDVSTVRADIAEGFSGLLSHSVHEAARRIEADLFQARYSGARMVLVPGADRGTGALLAVDADELVIGATRMARQHLGLTGDLARNPVPAADLLGVSSHLRPEDGERAVIHRAIARTGGNISAAARALGISRATLHRKMGRSD; from the coding sequence ATGCCAGGCAATATCACCACCAGCCGCACCATCCGCGACCATGTGGCCCAGGTTTCCGCCGCGCTGGAAAAGGGCCAGGCCGCGCGGTCGTCGATAGTCGCCTCCTGGGCGCGTTCGGCCCGCCATGGGCTGGCGCCTTCGGCCCTTGCGCCACGTGATCAGCGGCTGGACGGGATGGGCCTCGCCCGCCTGCGCGAGAGGATGGAGCCGGTGACCCGCGCCGCCCGCCCGACGCTGGAGCGGCTGTTTCAGGTGGTCGGCGGCTTTGGCGCCAGCGTGATCCTCGCAAGCAAGGACGGCATTCCCTTTGAACGTCTGGTGAAGCAATCGGAAGACCGCGATTTCCAGGAGGCCGGCCTCAGTGCCGGTTCGAACTGGAGCGAAGCGGCAGTTGGCACCAATGGCATCGGCACCTGCCTTGCCGAAGGGCGGCCGGTTGTGATCCATCGTGACCAGCATTACCTTGCCGCAAATACCGCGCTGACCTGCGCCTCGGCGCCGATCTGGGATCCTTCGGGCGATCTGGTGGCGGTGCTGGATGTCTCGACCGTGCGCGCCGATATCGCCGAAGGGTTCTCGGGCCTTTTGAGCCATTCGGTGCATGAGGCCGCCCGCCGGATCGAGGCCGATCTGTTCCAGGCGCGCTATAGCGGCGCGCGGATGGTGCTGGTTCCCGGTGCGGATCGCGGCACCGGCGCGCTTCTGGCGGTCGATGCCGATGAGCTGGTGATCGGCGCCACGCGCATGGCGCGCCAGCATCTGGGTCTTACCGGTGATCTGGCCAGAAACCCGGTCCCTGCTGCCGATCTGCTGGGCGTCAGCAGCCATCTGCGCCCCGAAGATGGCGAACGCGCGGTGATCCACCGCGCCATTGCGCGCACCGGCGGCAATATCTCGGCCGCAGCACGGGCGCTTGGGATCAGCCGCGCGACCCTGCATCGCAAAATGGGCCGGTCCGACTGA
- a CDS encoding aldehyde dehydrogenase family protein → MTKHEEFGLSTAPYKTRYENFIGGQWVAPKAGRYMENVSPVTGGVICEVARSDASDIEAALDAAHAARRGWAQTSATTRSNILLQIAARIEENLEAIAIAETWDNGKPLRETMAADIPLAVDHFRYFAGAIRAQEGSIGQIDDDTVAYHFHEPLGVVGQIIPWNFPILMAAWKLAPALAAGNCVVLKPAEQTPASILFLLSFIEDLLPPGVLNIVNGTGAEAGAALASSPRIAKIAFTGSTPVGKSIMRAAADNLTNITLELGGKSPNIFFEDVMDEDDDYFDKALEGFTLFALNQGEVCTCPSRALIQESIYDRFMERALKRVEAIVAGDPRQANTMIGAQASKQQFDKISSYLELGPKEGAKVLTGGQANHFNGDISKGFYIQPTVFEGTNKMRVFQEEIFGPVVSVTTFKTQDEAIEIANDTVFGLGAGVWSRNANTAYRAGRAIEAGRVWTNCYHLYPAGAAFGGYKQSGIGRENHKMMLDHYQETKNLLVSYNPKKLGFF, encoded by the coding sequence ATGACCAAGCACGAAGAATTCGGCCTGAGCACTGCGCCCTACAAAACCCGCTATGAGAACTTTATCGGCGGCCAGTGGGTCGCGCCGAAAGCCGGCCGCTATATGGAGAATGTCTCGCCGGTGACCGGCGGTGTGATCTGTGAGGTTGCGCGTTCGGATGCGTCCGATATCGAAGCGGCACTGGATGCCGCACATGCCGCCCGTCGCGGCTGGGCTCAGACTTCGGCCACGACGCGTTCTAACATCCTGCTGCAGATTGCCGCACGGATCGAAGAGAATCTCGAAGCCATCGCGATTGCCGAGACCTGGGATAACGGCAAGCCGCTGCGCGAGACCATGGCGGCAGATATCCCGCTGGCAGTCGACCATTTCCGCTATTTCGCCGGCGCAATCCGGGCGCAGGAGGGCTCGATCGGGCAGATCGACGATGACACCGTCGCCTATCACTTCCACGAGCCACTGGGCGTTGTGGGCCAGATCATCCCCTGGAACTTCCCGATCCTGATGGCGGCCTGGAAACTGGCACCGGCGCTCGCGGCGGGGAACTGTGTCGTGCTGAAACCGGCAGAGCAGACCCCGGCTTCGATCCTGTTCCTGCTTTCATTCATCGAAGACCTGCTGCCGCCGGGTGTGCTGAACATCGTCAACGGCACCGGTGCCGAGGCCGGTGCGGCGCTGGCATCGAGCCCGCGCATCGCGAAAATCGCCTTCACCGGCTCGACCCCGGTGGGCAAGTCGATCATGCGGGCCGCAGCCGACAATCTGACCAATATCACGCTGGAACTTGGCGGCAAATCGCCGAACATCTTCTTTGAAGACGTGATGGATGAGGATGACGATTATTTCGACAAGGCGCTGGAAGGCTTCACCCTTTTCGCGCTGAACCAGGGCGAGGTCTGCACCTGCCCGTCGCGCGCCCTGATTCAGGAATCGATCTATGACCGGTTCATGGAACGCGCGCTGAAAAGGGTCGAGGCCATCGTGGCAGGCGACCCGCGTCAGGCGAATACGATGATCGGCGCTCAGGCTTCGAAACAGCAATTCGATAAGATCTCGTCCTATCTGGAACTCGGCCCGAAGGAAGGCGCGAAAGTGCTGACCGGCGGCCAGGCGAACCATTTCAACGGCGATATCTCGAAAGGCTTCTATATCCAGCCGACTGTCTTTGAAGGCACCAACAAGATGCGGGTCTTCCAGGAGGAGATCTTCGGGCCGGTCGTGTCGGTGACCACCTTCAAGACCCAGGACGAGGCGATCGAGATCGCCAATGACACCGTCTTCGGTCTGGGCGCCGGGGTCTGGTCGCGTAATGCGAACACCGCCTACCGCGCCGGTCGCGCGATCGAAGCGGGCCGGGTCTGGACCAATTGCTACCATCTTTATCCGGCCGGCGCGGCCTTTGGCGGGTACAAACAGTCGGGGATCGGGCGCGAGAACCATAAGATGATGCTCGACCATTATCAGGAAACCAAGAACCTGCTGGTCTCCTACAATCCGAAGAAGCTCGGCTTCTTCTGA